From a single Populus trichocarpa isolate Nisqually-1 chromosome 17, P.trichocarpa_v4.1, whole genome shotgun sequence genomic region:
- the LOC7496654 gene encoding RING-H2 finger protein ATL46, translating to MLEHTHLKMSSSWVQNDYPPPLPPSSMSSPYSTNTASFHKDSNPSSSGSRISPAVLFVIVILAVLFFISGLLHLLVRFLIKHPASSASSQSNRYPGISGSDALQRQLQQLFHLHDSGLDQAFIDALPVFQYKEIVGLKEPFDCAVCLCEFSEKDKLRLLPMCSHAFHINCIDTWLLSNSTCPLCRGTLFSPAGFSMENPMFDFDDLREDDGCPGNRDNGFVPTQKTLQIDEIVVEKGVLPVRLGKFRKLNGGAGDAGGETSSSNLDARRCFSMGSYQYVLDDTDLRVALGKERHSHDITHARGTEQDVNLSVDRDLEENKISSLIKGESFSVSKIWLWRKKGKFSSSSDAPMGITSSLDVDLPWMDETQEK from the coding sequence ATGTTAGAACATACCCATTTGAAGATGTCGTCGTCGTGGGTTCAAAACGATTACCCacctcctcttcctccttccTCGATGTCTTCTCCGTACTCTACCAATACTGCTTCTTTCCATAAGGATTCAAACCCTTCATCTTCTGGTTCTAGAATTAGCCCTGCTGTTCTTTTCGTTATAGTGATTCTTGCTGTACTATTTTTCATCTCTGGTTTGCTCCATTTGCTTGTTAGATTCCTCATAAAACATCCGGCTTCTTCAGCTTCCTCTCAATCTAACAGATACCCTGGAATATCTGGCTCAGATGCCCTTCAAAGACAGTTACAGCAGCTCTTCCATCTCCATGATTCTGGTTTGGATCAGGCTTTTATAGATGCTCTTCCTGTTTTTCAGTACAAAGAGATAGTGGGTCTAAAAGAGCCATTTGACTGTGCTGTTTGTCTCTGTGAATTTTCTGAGAAAGACAAGTTGAGATTGCTTCCTATGTGCAGCCATGCTTTCCATATCAACTGTATAGATACTTGGCTGCTATCCAACTCTACATGCCCTCTTTGCAGGGGAACCCTTTTCTCTCCAGCTGGGTTTTCAATGGAAAACCcaatgtttgattttgatgactTGAGAGAGGATGATGGGTGTCCTGGTAATAGAGATAATGGGTTCGTTCCCACTCAAAAGACCCTGCAAATTGACGAAATTGTTGTTGAAAAGGGGGTTTTGCCGGTAAGACTCGGTAAATTCAGGAAGCTAAATGGCGGGGCTGGGGATGCAGGAGGGGAAACTAGTAGCAGTAATTTAGATGCCAGAAGATGTTTTTCGATGGGTTCGTATCAGTATGTGCTTGATGATACGGACCTCAGGGTTGCCTTAGGCAAGGAGCGGCACAGTCATGATATCACGCATGCCAGAGGGACAGAACAGGATGTGAATCTTTCAGTTGATAGGGATTTGGAGGAAAACAAGATTAGTAGCTTGATCAAGGGTGAGAGCTTCTCTGTATCCAAAATTTGGCTTTGGCGCAAGAAGGGCAAATTTTCTAGCTCATCAGATGCACCGATGGGTATAACTTCATCATTAGACGTGGATTTGCCTTGGATGGATGAAACACAGGAAAAATGA
- the LOC18107276 gene encoding uncharacterized protein LOC18107276 has product MLELLASYNEQVGAFVLDNALQNAKYTSHQIQKEILHVFARNIQSSIRNDIGDARFCLIVDEARDESRREQMALVIRFVDRSGFIRELFLDIVHVKDTTASTLKKEISFVLSHHNLDVQNIRGQGYDGATREISDVHTFFQNLIFIINIVSASCKRNDELRAFQAVTIEHLVDIGEIETGKRVNQVGGLQQPGDSRWSSHFKSICSLIKMYGATCLVLENIALDGSTYSQRGATFSFKLLMSFDFAFILHIMKNVMGITDVLCQALQQKSQDILNAMHLVTTTKTLIQKLRDDGWETLLEEVTSFCKHQDIEVPDMDACFSSVERSRRKTKSITVEHHYRVDIFTAIIDQQLQELNNRFNEQAIELLKLSTTLDLKNNYKLFSVEDICLLVDKFYPEDFSDQEKTHLRFQLQHYELDVPNHPKLKNMSSIAELCQGLVETEK; this is encoded by the exons atgttgGAACTTTTAGCATCATACAATGAACAAGTAGGTGCTTTTGTTTTGGATAATGCTCTACAAAATGCTAAATACACCTCgcatcaaattcaaaaagaaattttgcatgtctttgCTAGAAATATTCAGTCTTCAATTCGTAATGACATTGGTGATGCAAGATTTTGCTTAATTGTTGATGAAGCTCGAGATGAATCCAGAAGAGAGCAAATGGCCCTTGTTATAAGGTTTGTTGATAGAAGTGGATTTATACGAGAACTATTTTTGGATATAGTTCATGTCAAAGATACAACTGCTTCAACTCTTAAGAAAGagatttcctttgttttatctcatcacaatcttgatgttcaaaatattagGGGCCAAGGGTATGATGGTGCTA CTAGAGAAATATCTGATGTTCACACTTTCTTTcagaacttgatttttattattaacattgttaGTGCTTCTTGCAAGCGTAATGATGAATTACGGGCTTTTCAAGCAGTTACAATTGAACATTTAGTTGATATTGGTGAGATTGAAACGGGTAAAAGAGTTAATCAAGTAGGTGGTTTGCAACAACCTGGAGATAGCAGATGGAGTTCgcatttcaaatcaatttgcagtttgataaaaatgtatGGGGCAACTTGTTTGGTTCTTGAAAACATCGCTTTAGACGGATCTACTTATTCTCAACGTGGTGCGACTTTTTCATTTAAGTTActaatgtcatttgattttgcattcaTCTTGCATATAATGAAGAATGTTATGGGAATTACTGATGTGCTTTGCCAAGCTTTGCAACAGAAATCTCAAGACATTTTAAATGCTATGCATTTGGTGACTACCACAAAGACTTTAATTCAGAAGTTAAGAGATGATGGCTGGGAAACTCTTTTAGAAGAAGTGACATCATTTTGTAAGCATCAAGACATTGAAGTTCCTGATATGGATGCTTGTTTTTCTAGTGTGGAACGATCTCGtcgtaaaacaaaatcaataacagtTGAGCATCACTATCGAGTTGATATATTTACAGCTATCATTGATCAACAGTTGCAAGAGCTAAATAATAGATTCAATGAGCAAGCGATCGAGCTTCTTAAGTTGAGCACAACTTTAGAtcttaaaaataactataaattatttagtGTTGAAGATATATGCTTACTTGTTGACAAGTTCTATCCTGAAGACTTTTCTGACcaagaaaaaactcatttgaGATTTCAGTTGCAGCATTATGAGCTTGATGTACCCAATCATCCAAAGTTAAAGAATATGTCATCGATTGCTGAATTATGTCAAGGATTGGTTGAAACAGAAAAATGA